A region of the Anolis sagrei isolate rAnoSag1 chromosome 4, rAnoSag1.mat, whole genome shotgun sequence genome:
AGATTTAATCAAAGTCAATTTCAAGCTTTATTAAAGGCATCACCATACATCCGAAACCTAACAATATCAACGCAATGTGATGCTGAGGTTGCATTCTTACACCTATGTACCTGAAAGCAAGGCCTTTTGGATTATTTTTAGTAGACATATGAAAGATTGCATGTTGAGTCCTAATAAGAGTTGAGCTGTGTGGCAGTCTGACAAACATGGGCCCCTTCCTGTTGCCTATCACTCTATGCAGAAATGGGCAATGCTTTTGGGTCTGTACATTCATTTCCTTCTGTAGTACCATTCAAAAGTCCTGCATCATCCAGTGACTTCAATGTTATCCATTCTTTTCtcattctctcttctttcccttttctggaTTGTCTCTCCAGATGCGGTAGGTAAGAGAAGAGGCCAAGGTTAGCCAAGCCAAGTAAGGCACCATCAATAGTGTGGCGGTTTTGTTAATTGGATACCAGGAGTACATTGTGGCCAGCACAAGACCGTACAAACCCACAATGTCAATCAGAGCCTGGAGGagaaaaagacaaagacaaagagagaTAAAAGTCTACATGATTCATTTGGCATAATGCAAAAATCATTTGTTTAGCTAGACTATAAGAGAACTACAATTCCTTGACTCAAGGTAGAATAAGACAGTAATAGCCTATACTCCCAGCAAATTTTAGAAGACATTTGTCAATTTAAGAAGACATTTGCTCCAAATTGTAGCAGTCCAAATAACAGGAGGTATTATCTCTGCAGCAGCAAAAGTTTCCAATTGAAgggccaagttttttttaatccaaaagaaTTCCCATTTTCAGATTTATTCTCTTCACTCTAGTCAAACTACAATCTGAGTCTGCCCCTAATTTTAAGAACAAGTTTTGGATCAAATCAGtggcaagaaaaaaaatgagtattttggaattatttCAGCCTAAAGTCAACCTGCCAGTCTAGAAAACTTTGTTCTAGGCTGGAAGGTttcagcaggttaaccgccagctgcagtaaattttgCCACTTGAAAGGCTAACAATTCGAAGCCcgggtcaaggtgagctcctggcctttagcccagcttctgcctacctagcagtttgaaagaaaatatgagtagataaatgtGGAGGTATttgaggcacccataaggaaatgctagAAAAATGCCGgcaattcaatcaaggaggaagtttacgaacaaagctcttcggcatggaagatggagcgacagcaccccccagTGGCCGGAGccaagcacaagcctccaagaggCCAAAGATgtgaaagcctatatatacctctatctatataTAGCTGTctttgtcagtgtataatggcatcgaacgtttgccgtatatgtgttctgtgatctgccctgagtcctcttcagggtgagaagggtgggatataaatactgtaaatgaatataGATatccatatatagatagatagatatagagataaagagatatataaaataaaatatacatttcaaGTCATTTGACTGATGGCTCTAGGCCAAGCCATTTGACTTATTGCGGTTGCTGTAAGTTAAATTACttgaaatgtatattttattttaactttagagatgtataaaataaaatatacatttcaaGTCATTTGACTTTTTCCAATAAGGGACTGGAGGCAACGCACAATGTGAATTAAAATAACATACAATAGACAAAGCAAACATGAAAAAACAACATAGCAATTATATTAAAATACTAATTTAAAACTCTAAAGAAATGCAGGAAAGATACATAAGCTAAATGCCTTAGACCGGAATTTTGTTAATCCTGATATAGTAGATCCACTGAATAAATGGAATTGATATAAGTGGCAACTTACCAAATTACTATTAGAACAGTGGAACTATtctagctggggctaacaatgtaATTTAGAGCATTATATTTTAAGAAACAGTGAAATGCTGCTTTTTGAGATCAATACATAGCTAACTCAATTAGCATCATATACTTGAAGTCttgaattaaaatatattgtgTGCAATGTGCATTTCCTTTTCTAACACACCTCATAGATTTTAAAATCCAACAAGGACTCTGCATATGCAAATAGTAATACATTTAGAGATTCAGGCCTTCATTTGTGTGTTTTGCTGTTTAATGGGATGCACAGAAATAGCAAGCTGATGCTGACAATCCAGTATCTGCTCCCTCAGGTCAAGGGAGGTGCCTGAAATGTTTATCTCAAACGCACAATCCTTAACAAGGAAAAATGGAGCATGCAGATCATGAGATTGCAAACTTCACAGCCTTCACTGTACAGCCACAGCTGCCTTAAATTCAGAGTAAACACAACTGCAAGCGAGAGATATTATTGGCAGGAAAGCAGAAGCAATATTTGACAAACAGGCAACGCAAGCCTTTTGCTTTGGCTTGTCAAATATCTTCTTGCTTTAGTTATACAAGTCTGTAATAAAGAACCTCAATTCCAACATTCTGGAACCAGAAAAACTCATGAATTATCACCATTAGCAAATATCAATGAATGTGTTTAGACTGCAGGCTTTGTTCTGAGGCAGTATAGtttgccttctctttttcctcctttgggAATGTGGACATGAAATCAAGAATTGGGAGCTTCTGAGAATTGTCAGGAACTGAAAAATTTTGGACTGCCAGTTCTTCATGATAGAAATCTTCTTGCTATTTTTTCCAGAAACTCAGAAAATACCCAAACACTTAAATTAACAATCTAGAATGCTAAATCTCAATATCCAGATTCGTAAACATTTTCCCAAGAGGTTCCAAataatgacagtgtagaaaggttATTTTTTCTGAACTACAATCCTTAGTGTCTTCCAATCATCATGGCCAATGGCCATTCtgcctgggggattctgggagttgaagtccaaaaataatTTGACCAAAGTCTGCAGCTAAGTATATAAACTAAAGATAGTATAGTAGTCCTACAAATTGAAAGGGAACTTTACCAGCTTGAGTTTATGAGCACCAAAGAATATAGGAGTCCATGCCCAGTTCAGAGCAAGCTGAGCTCCGTAGAGACCTAGGGGGACTACAGCATTACTGTTGAAGCCACCAAGGTCCTTCCACACCAAGTAGGAAGCATACCTGGAGGAAAAGAAATCGGTTTAGTCATTTGCATTTGGACATCCCATTTGAACAGACATTTGAAAAGGAGCTTTTTCCAGTTAATTACAGTTTAGAAGTTGACTTGGTGACCTTTGTCACCTTGTTGCAAGCCATCTCAAACGACAAATATTCTGACACCCAGCCTATTCTGTGGCAATAACTTTATGAGGTCAAACCAAGGAAGTAGAAAACGCCTGTGTCTGCTTTTGAACCCATATATTATTTAATCAGGCAAAGATAATTTAGGAAAGTAGGCAGGAGCAGTGGGGAGCTAAGGATCTTAAGGCCTCATTACTTACATATTGTCTTGTAATGCTACATAAAGAGGGTTAACAGACTAACAAATGAAGTCCATCAGACCACATGTCAGTGGCCCTGGATTCACTGGACTAGATGAAGAAAGGCCACGAAATGTCATAATCTATTTGTATATACAACACACACTCCCTTGAAAATTCAGACCTGTCTCTacgtagaacagtgtttctcaaccttcctaatgctgtgaccccttcatgcagttcctcatgttgtggtgatccccaacacatatttttgttgctacttcataactgtaattttgctactgttatgaattgtaatgtaaatatctggtatgcaggatgtattttcattcactggaccaaatttggcacaaatacccaatatgcccaaatttgaatactagtgggcttgtgggggattgattttgtcatttgggagttgtagttgctgagatttatagttcgcctagaatcgaaaagcattctgaactccaccaacgatggaattgaaccaatctcaacatacagcactcccatgaccaagagaaaatactggaagggtttggtgggcattgaccttgagttttggagttgtagctcacctacatccagaggctgtttttgaattctgacagttgcagttcaccaacaccaaaaagtaagagaaggacaggcagagagattgtcggccttctctgacaaaagcattcctaagaccaccagaaatatgtgttttctgattatctttgatgacccctctgaaaccccctcacaaccacccccccaggagtcctgacccccaggttgagaaactctaatGTAGAAATATTTGCACCAGTTCTTCAGTACAGGTTACTTGAAAATCTTATGAATAGTGTTATTCTTTATCCTTACCCTAGTGccatggttcccaacctattgtccatggatcaccagtgatCCCTGGACTccccattactacaccattgcctcaaaaacatgtggcaatgagagcgactggtctcacgaaatcctcttatactgctgaggcaacagggatgttgggaggggagatgcTGACtgccacaaaagattactactgctgccacatcagctctagatttttaaacatcattttctgtgggcaaacagatggcaactactggatggcatatgttctttatcagaaacgagatctgatgtggtctatccaaggcaattttctgaatcagcaccccaaataaccaaaccgaatctgaataaatctttattgagttttgcagttttataaacatataaacatgtaaatatataaacatatagaCCCCCTGTGTCAGTAGATGTGTTAAGCAAATTTCTTGATCCTCGGGGTCCTTATGAACAATACAGACAAAAGGTGGGAAATTATCCAGAGAACCcttctccccccttcccccccacaGCGCACGtccattccccctcccccccaacactCATGCTTCCATTCATACAAAACACTTGACATAAGGTACACATGGTGTGAAATACATACACATTTAAAAAGACTTCCAATTTGTTTCCTGTCAGTGTGGTTACGTGTAGTGTTACACCACCAATTATTCCTCGGTTTCGAGGTGTAATTTCTTTAGCCTAATTATCTATATGTTTGTATATCTTTGTAGTCATTTAGTTTTCCCTTTCTGTTCATTGGGCAGAGCTCTCTTCAGCCCTCGTCTTTACATATTCGTCTACCGCTGACCATTCCGTTTGTTTCATTGGTTTGCCAGAATTACATTTTAGATAATAAGTTAATATATCCATATCTCTAATATCTATCAGGAGACCGCCACACGAGGAGACCCCTCGAGTCTCTCATTGCCAGCAAGGAGACCTCGAACCTCCCGTT
Encoded here:
- the TSPO2 gene encoding translocator protein 2, yielding MLIHAVGFTAFPHLGGFFGWFLTRKEVPTWFESLNKPSWRPPNKFFPVAWTTLYSSMGYASYLVWKDLGGFNSNAVVPLGLYGAQLALNWAWTPIFFGAHKLKLALIDIVGLYGLVLATMYSWYPINKTATLLMVPYLAWLTLASSLTYRIWRDNPEKGKKRE